A genomic segment from Malaclemys terrapin pileata isolate rMalTer1 chromosome 1, rMalTer1.hap1, whole genome shotgun sequence encodes:
- the TCF20 gene encoding transcription factor 20 isoform X2, producing the protein MQSFREQSSYHGNQQSYPQEVHGASRLEEFSPRQQAQMFQSFGGGAGSGRRGATGASAAMAGESSGHQSYQGFRKEAGEFYYMASNKDTVAAGGQQPPQRRPSGPVQSYGPPQGSNFGSQYGSEGHVGQFQTQHSALGGVSHYQQDYTGPFSPGSAQYQQQASSQQQQVQQLRQQLYQSHQPLPQASSQPASSTSHLQPMQRPSALPSSASGYQLRVGQFSQHYQPPASSSSSFPSPQRFGQSGQNYDGSYSVNSGSQYESHAVGSNSQGYGTQSNYSFQTQPIKSFDQSKMPQGGQQGQQQQHPSQHVMQYSNATTKLSLQSQVGQYSQAEVPVRSPMQFHQNFSPISNPSPAASVVQSPSCSSTPSPLMPSGENLQCGQGNMSIGSRNRILQMMPQLSPTPSMMPSPNAHGGGFKGFGLEGLQEKRLTDPGLSSLSALSSQVANLPNTVQHMLLSDALAPQKKSSKRSSSSKKADSCTNSEGSSQAEEQLKSPLAESLDGGCSSSSEDHGERVRQLSGQSTSSDTIYNRGNLERSNLSPAQGSQNEPAKLSTSPTVREDVGSPGEKEVLIAVDATPKVNEKTVGVIVSREAMTGRVEKSGGQDKSSQDDAPPATQAPPGASGIKETGQVLPQSEPQGGSKGSKSGENNTNHNGEGNSQPGHAIIGSSFSGRTEPSKSPGSLRYSYKDNLGAGMQRNIGGFPQYPSGQEKGDFPGHSERKGRNEKFPSLLQEVLQGYHHHPDRRYARNAQEHPGMAGSLEGAMRPNILISQTNELTNRSLLNKSIGSLLESPHWGPWDRKSSGTAPEIKQINLADYPIPRKFEIESQSSAHEGGTLSERRSVICDISPLRQLVRDPGPHPMGHIGAEARSGRSERLTPGLGQSVILPGGLVSMETKLKSHSGQIKEEDFEQAKTSVNLNSKKSGDHCHPANVKHESFRGNANPGAAAPDSTPDYVSQQDSRSTQLRRAPGRMGSSREGMRGKSPSQYQDLADKLKMSPGRSRGPGTDFHHMNPHMTLSERVSRGSLHSPFPQNSEGSSLASAYHTNTRSHAFGDPNQSLNSQYHYKRQIYHQQQEEYKDWSSSSAQGVIAAAQHRQEGARKSPRQQQFLERVRSPLKNDKEAMMYIQASSYHDTGNQEAGRCLIGSDGTQNKCTELKHGVQKMQQQESGWDLSRQISPAKNSGPLGATNQKRFCSQDSDGHRREESADLPKPSNAMLRLPSQEDQSPQNPLIMRRRVRSFISPIPSKRQSQDMKNSGTEDKGRLLLPSKEGADKAFNSYAHSSLSQDAGKPLPKGDSSKDLQSPDNRNCPAVSLTSPAKTKILPPRKGRGLKLEAIVQKITSPNIRRSVSSNSAETGADAVTLDDILSLKCGPPEGGSLVSHGPETEKRKGETVSDPVGQVSQELTSETSLPRSSEEWHSSGDDKVKKETPEVASVSKEVSGANVATPPSQKSGSQGRLDGSLSGAGTLMFPDSKTVSPSSMLISEPNPKSEEKDGDMTNISPKPDGFPPKGYFPSGKKKGRPIGSVNKQKKQQQQQPPPPPPPPVPLPPQPSEGTRGGEPKPKRQRRERRKPAAQPRKRKTRRATPIVEPQEPEIKLKYATQSLDKTDTKNKSFFPYIHVVNKCEIGAVCTIINAEEEEQNKLVRGRKGQRSLTPPPSNTESKVLPTSTFMLQGPVITESSVLGHLVCCLCGKWASYRNMGDLFGPFYPQDYAATLPKNPPPKRASEMQSKVKVRHKSASNGSKTDTEEEEEQQQQKEQRSLAAHPRFKRRHRSEDCGGASRSLSRGAACKKATTEGGSGSEKTPLDLKAPMPTSEGGPELELQIPELPLDSNEFWVHEGCILWANGIYLVCGRLYGLQEAVEIAREMKCSHCQEPGATLGCYNKGCSFRYHYPCAIDADCLLNEENFSVRCPKHKNKMVKGSLSTEQSERG; encoded by the coding sequence ATGCAGTCCTTTCGGGAGCAAAGCAGTTACCACGGAAACCAGCAGAGCTACCCACAGGAAGTGCACGGGGCATCCCGGCTAGAAGAATTTAGCCCCCGTCAGCAGGCCCAGATGTTCCAGAGCTTTGGAGGAGGTGCTGGCAGTGGGCGCCGGGGAGCAACAGGAGCATCTGCAGCAATGGCTGGTGAGAGCTCTGGGCACCAGAGCTACCAAGGTTTTAGAAAAGAAGCAGGAGAGTTTTACTACATGGCCTCCAACAAGGATACAGTGGCAGCAGGTGGGCAGCAGCCACCTCAGCGCAGGCCGTCTGGACCAGTGCAGAGCTATGGGCCACCCCAAGGAAGCAACTTTGGGAGCCAGTACGGGAGCGAGGGACATGTGGGCCAGTTCCAAACACAACATTCAGCCCTTGGAGGTGTATCTCACTATCAGCAGGATTATACTGGTCCTTTCTCTCCAGGGAGTGCCCAGTATCAGCAGCAggcttccagccagcagcagcaggtgcaaCAGCTGAGACAGCAGCTCTATCAATCCCATCAGCCTTTACCACAGGCATCCAGCCAGCCTGCGTCTAGCACCTCCCACTTGCAGCCAATGCAGCGTCCATCTGCCCTGCCTTCCTCTGCTTCTGGGTACCAGTTACGAGTGGGTCAATTCAGCCAACACTATCAACCCCctgcttcttcctcttcctctttcccctccccacagcgtTTTGGGCAGTCTGGGCAGAACTATGATGGCAGTTACAGTGTGAATTCTGGTTCACAGTATGAAAGCCATGCTGTAGGTTCTAATTCACAGGGATATGGGACTCAATCTAATTACAGCTTTCAGACTCAGCCAATAAAAAGTTTTGACCAGTCTAAGATGCCCCAgggtgggcagcaggggcagcagcaacagcaccCCTCACAGCATGTAATGCAGTACTCAAATGCTACCACCAAGCTATCTCTTCAAAGTCAAGTGGGACAGTACAGCCAAGCTGAAGTTCCTGTGAGATCACCCATGCAGTTCCATCAGAACTTCAGTCCTATATCCAACCCATCTCCAGCTGCCTCAGTGGTCCAGTCTCCAAGCTGCAGCTCTACCCCATCACCCCTCATGCCAAGTGGGGAAAACCTCCAGTGTGGGCAAGGCAATATGTCGATAGGCTCTAGAAATCGAATTTTACAGATGATGCCTCAGCTTAGCCCAACACCATCCATGATGCCGAGCCCCAATGCTCATGGTGGAGGATTCAAGGGATTTGGGCTGGAAGGACTTCAGGAGAAGAGACTTACAGATCCAGGGCTGAGCAGTCTAAGTGCTTTAAGCTCTCAAGTGGCCAACCTTCCTAACACAGTCCAACACATGTTACTTTCAGATGCCTTGGCACCTCAGAAAAAAAGTTCCAAAAGGTCGTCGTCGTCTAAAAAAGCTGACAGTTGCACCAACTCAGAAGGCTCCTCCCAAGCAGAGGAGCAGCTTAAGTCTCCCCTGGCAGAGTCCCTCGATGGCGGCTGTTCTAGCAGTTCAGAGGACCATGGAGAGAGGGTCAGACAACTGAGTGGCCAGAGCACTAGTTCTGACACTATCTACAATCGGGGTAACTTAGAGAGATCCAACTTGTCACCAGCACAAGGCTCTCAGAATGAGCCAGCCAAACTCAGTACCAGCCCTACAGTTAGGGAAGATGTGGGTTCCCCGGGTGAAAAGGAAGTCCTGATAGCAGTGGATGCCACCCCAAAAGTGAACGAAAAGACAGTAGGGGTGATAGTCTCTCGGGAGGCCATGACAGGCCGAGTAGAAAAATCAGGCGGGCAGGATAAATCCTCACAAGACGATGCTCCTCCAGCTACCCAAGCGCCTCCTGGTGCCAGTGGAATAAAAGAAACTGGGCAGGTATTACCGCAGTCAGAGCCTCAAGGAGGGAGCAAAGGGAGTAAGAGTGGGGAAAACAATACTAACCACAATGGAGAGGGAAACAGCCAGCCTGGCCATGCAATCATTGGCTCAAGTTTTTCTGGCAGAACAGAACCTTCCAAATCGCCTGGCAGTTTGAGGTACAGCTATAAGGACAACCTTGGGGCTGGCATGCAGAGAAATATTGGTGGCTTTCCTCAGTATCCTTCAGGTCAAGAAAAAGGGGATTTTCCAGGGCATAGTGAGCGAAAGGGCAGGAATGAGAAGTTTCCCAGTCTTCTGCAGGAGGTCTTGCAGGGTTATCACCACCACCCAGACAGAAGATATGCTAGGAATGCACAAGAACATCCAGGCATGGCTGGAAGCCTGGAAGGAGCCATGAGGCCCAACATTCTAATCAGTCAAACCAATGAATTAACCAATAGGAGTCTCCTAAATAAAAGCATAGGGTCTCTCCTGGAAAGTCCTCACTGGGGCCCCTGGGATAGGAAATCCAGTGGCACAGCTCCGGAGATAAAACAGATCAATCTGGCTGACTATCCTATCCCTAGAAAGTTTGAGATAGAGTCACAGTCTTCAGCCCATGAAGGGGGAACACTCTCAGAGAGAAGATCCGTGATCTGTGACATATCTCCATTAAGGCAGCTTGTCAGAGATCCTGGGCCTCACCCAATGGGTCACATAGGTGCTGAGGCCAGAAGTGGGAGGAGTGAACGTCTCACTCCTGGTTTAGGCCAGTCAGTCATCCTCCCTGGTGGCCTGGTGTCCATGGAAACAAAGTTGAAGTCTCATAGTGGGCAAATAAAAGAGGAAGATTTTGAACAGGCCAAGACCTCAGTCAATCTCAACAGTAAAAAATCAGGAGACCATTGTCATCCTGCCAATGTTAAGCATGAGTCTTTCCGAGGCAATGCCaaccctggagctgcagcccctGATTCTACTCCAGACTACGTCTCCCAGCAGGACAGCAGATCAACACAGCTAAGACGAGCACCTGGAAGAATGGGAAGCAGCAGAGAGGGCATGAGGGGTAAATCACCTTCTCAATATCAGGATCTGGCTGACAAACTGAAGATGTCACCAGGCAGGAGCAGAGGCCCAGGAACGGACTTCCACCACATGAATCCACACATGACACTGTCTGAGAGGGTCAGCAGGGGTTCTTTGCATTCTCCCTTCCCTCAGAACTCTGAAGGCTCATCTTTGGCTTCGGCATATCACACAAACACTAGGTCTCATGCTTTTGGTGACCCTAACCAAAGTTTGAATTCCCAGTATCATTACAAAAGGCAGATATACCACCAGCAGCAAGAAGAATACAAAGATTGGAGCAGCAGTTCTGCACAGGGTGTGATTGCTGCAGCTCAGCACAGGCAGGAAGGGGCAAGGAAGAGTCCAAGACAACAGCAGTTCCTTGAGAGAGTAAGGAGTCCCTTGAAAAATGACAAGGAAGCAATGATGTACATCCAGGCTAGCTCTTACCATGATACTGGAAACCAAGAAGCTGGGCGCTGTCTCATAGGGAGTGATGGTACACAAAACAAATGCACCGAATTAAAACATGGTGTCCAGAAGATGCAGCAACAGGAATCTGGTTGGGATCTCTCCCGACAGATCTCTCCTGCCAAGAACAGTGGGCCTCTAGGAGCAACCAATCAGAAAAGGTTTTGCTCTCAAGATAGTGATGGGCATAGGCGGGAGGAATCTGCAGATTTGCCCAAACCTAGTAATGCGATGCTGAGGCTCCCTAGCCAAGAAGACCAGTCTCCTCAAAACCCCTTAATTATGAGGAGGAGGGTCCGTTCTTTCATTTCTCCTATTCCCAGCAAAAGACAGTCGCAGGATATGAAGAACAGTGGCACAGAAGATAAAGGGCGACTGCTTCTCCCCTCAAAGGAAGGCGCTGACAAAGCATTCAACTCCTATGCACATTCATCTCTAAGCCAAGATGCTGGCAAGCCACTCCCAAAGGGAGACTCCTCCAAGGATCTCCAAAGTCCTGACAACAGGAATTGCCCTGCTGTTTCCCTCACAAGCCCGGCTAAGACCAAAATATTGCCGCCACGGAAGGGGCGGGGATTGAAACTGGAAGCTATTGTTCAAAAGATTACATCCCCCAACATCAGGAGAAGTGTTTCCTCCAACAGTGCTGAAACTGGTGCAGATGCAGTCACCCTTGACGACATCCTGTCCCTCAAATGTGGACCACCCGAAGGTGGGAGTTTGGTAAGTCATGGACCAGAGacagaaaagagaaaaggggagactGTGTCAGATCCAGTGGGGCAAGTGAGCCAGGAATTGACTAGTGAAACATCTCTGCCAAGATCTTCAGAAGAGTGGCACAGCAGTGGGGATGACAAAGTCAAGAAGGAGACGCCTGAAGTTGCTAGTGTCAGTAAAGAGGTATCTGGGGCCAATGTTGCCACACCACCTTCACAGAAGTCTGGTAGTCAAGGACGATTAGACGGATCCTTAAGTGGAGCTGGAACTCTGATGTTTCCTGACTCAAAAACAGTTTCTCCTTCCAGTATGTTGATTTCTGAACCAAACCCAAAGTCTGAAGAAAAAGATGGAGATATGACAAATATTTCACCTAAGCCAGATGGCTTCCCTCCAAAGGGATACTTCCCCTCTGGAAAGAAAAAAGGGAGGCCTATTGGTAGCGTAAACAagcagaagaagcagcagcagcagcagccgccaccaccacctcctccaccagtgCCACTACCACCACAGCCATCAGAAGGGACAAGAGGTGGAGAACCAAAACCTAAGAgacaaaggagggagaggaggaaaccTGCAGCACAACCACGAAAGCGGAAAACTAGACGGGCCACTCCAATTGTGGAACCTCAAGAACCAGAGATCAAGCTGAAGTATGCCACCCAGTCGCTGGATAAAACTGACACCAAGAACAAGTCCTTTTTCCCATACATTCATGTGGTAAACAAGTGTGAGATAGGCGCTGTGTGCACAATCATCAATGCAGAGGAAGAAGAGCAGAACAAGTTGGTGAGGGGCCGAAAGGGACAAAGGTCACTGACACCCCCTCCTAGCAACACTGAGAGCAAAGTTCTGCCCACCTCAACTTTCATGCTGCAGGGCCCCGTGATAACTGAGTCTTCTGTCTTGGGGCATCTGGTTTGCTGCCTGTGTGGAAAGTGGGCCAGTTACCGCAACATGGGAGACCTCTTTGGGCCTTTCTATCCCCAGGATTATGCAGCTACGCTGCCCAAAAACCCGCCTCCCAAGAGGGCCTCAGAAATGCAAAGCAAGGTCAAGGTACGACACAAAAGTGCTTCTAATGGCTCCAAGACCGAtacagaagaggaagaagaacaGCAACAACAGAAAGAACAGAGAAGCCTGGCTGCCCACCCCCGCTTTAAGAGGCGGCATCGCTCTGAGGATTGTGGTGGGGCCTCTCGGTCACTTTCAAGGGGAGCTGCTTGTAAGAAAGCAACCACTGAGGGTGGCAGTGGCAGTGAAAAGACTCCCTTGGACTTAAAAGCCCCCATGCCCACTTCAGAAGGTGGCCCTGAGCTGGAGTTACAAATTCCTGAACTACCTCTTGACAGCAATGAATTTTGGGTCCACGAGGGTTGTATTCTCTGGGCCAATGGAATCTACCTGGTGTGTGGCAGGCTCTATGGGCTGCAGGAAGCTGTGGAAATAGCAAGAGAGATG